A single genomic interval of Pseudobdellovibrionaceae bacterium harbors:
- a CDS encoding NADH-quinone oxidoreductase subunit A — protein MTALFAILFLIFFVLCFGALLLGVASILGPKKSKSAIKSSSYECGLPSFAQTNNVPVKYYLTAILFIIFDIEIVFIYPWAVAYKDFLTAGWGLYILIAMLIFIALFLYGLIWEIRSKALDWH, from the coding sequence ATGACAGCACTCTTTGCAATTTTATTTTTAATTTTTTTTGTTTTATGCTTTGGGGCTTTGCTACTAGGTGTGGCCTCTATTTTAGGTCCTAAAAAATCTAAAAGCGCTATCAAAAGCTCATCTTATGAGTGCGGCCTACCCTCCTTTGCGCAAACTAACAATGTACCGGTTAAATATTATTTAACAGCGATACTATTTATTATTTTTGATATAGAAATTGTTTTTATTTACCCTTGGGCTGTGGCATACAAAGATTTTTTAACAGCAGGGTGGGGGCTTTATATTTTAATAGCGATGTTAATTTTTATAGCTTTGTTTTTATATGGGTTAATTTGGGAAATTCGTTCAAAGGCTTTGGACTGGCACTAG
- a CDS encoding F0F1 ATP synthase subunit epsilon: MQLSLISPDKLVFNNKAVSSIAVVSTEGCLQVLKGHAPLLTTLGKGALKFYDINKKAFSSYFVEGGYLEVSPQGNVLILAETLKD, encoded by the coding sequence ATGCAGCTAAGTTTAATATCCCCCGATAAATTGGTTTTTAATAACAAAGCTGTTAGCAGTATTGCCGTGGTATCCACGGAAGGTTGCTTACAAGTTTTAAAAGGGCATGCTCCGCTGCTAACTACTTTGGGCAAAGGGGCTTTAAAGTTTTATGATATTAATAAAAAGGCTTTTTCTTCTTATTTTGTAGAGGGGGGATATTTAGAAGTTTCGCCCCAAGGTAATGTTTTAATTTTAGCAGAAACGCTTAAGGATTAA
- the mfd gene encoding transcription-repair coupling factor yields the protein MRSTRKLELSSLSFQEIPAQYFVEGFHKEAFIVKQLQEVSELQFVITSTEAELHSLYKNLCFLLPNRPIYTYIQEDENPWAILRFLKTLETASPETIFLLSIHHLRIAPSASSYKSNQTSITPNYSFPISVENFMLQKGYKPSLIVEGPGQFSIKAGVLDFFSPQNSTPTRCELFGDTVTALFSLDVDSQITMQSLLQETLWNKKSPIDNAETLLNYFPKNSCIWNFCPLNEINNELSSGHKNQNIIYLNQNSLHSQKLVEIPSSGKNLKTFTQKIKQKNILEKKVYLKEQIKKWNNKNIQIVLSSEKHSQSVEIKNLFLDINIPVSELESFSDISEEAVCIIQKPISCSFILEQEKLVLLKAQDLLSVKNIKSLRPQEQLKLQLGSISIDSLNPGDLVTHIQHGVGRYLGLKFMTISSQEMEFIHLEYKDKEQLYIPVYKINSIKKYIGNTSILDKLGNNKWQHTKTQVKKRLQDISFELLELYAQRKSLQRPAFTPSKELYKNVSAGFPYKETKDQAKAINSVLSDLLSTTPMDRLICGDVGFGKTEVAVRACARAIENNKQVAILVPTTVLAFQHHKHFFERLNPFSVQVETLNRFVPLKKQKEVIAQLKTGQVDVLIGTHKLLNNQLEYKKLGLLIIDEEQKFGVKHKEKIKHLKKNIDTLTLSATPIPRTLNFSLLGLKDINLIQTPPQNRLSIRTFINSYNKNIIKEAIQQEMQRGGQIFFLHNKVKNIELVSSEIKELVPTAKVAFAHGQLPENQLEQSMLDFANKKTDILVCTTIIESGLDIPNANTLIINNAHLFGLSQLYQIRGRVGRSNHRAYCYLLIPPQQNIDEKALERLHSIRDNTKLGSGIYIAQKDLELRGAGDLLGEEQSGTLNAIGYELYLELLEEAINQAKSNQTLKKQNKSISNITSDIEPDIYLPYPCLIPQNYISDIRTRLYYYKKISSIQSINDMDFLEDELRNNFCKPPVEVYNLMGLILIKNCAKTAGILSVSLKNTSLNLKITNNSPCAEQLIALIQKQPEKYQLSKSDLVKIEITNTQWEVVYQALQKLMSVD from the coding sequence ATGCGGTCAACAAGAAAGCTAGAACTTAGCAGCCTCTCTTTTCAAGAAATACCTGCTCAATATTTTGTAGAGGGCTTTCATAAAGAGGCTTTTATAGTCAAACAATTACAAGAAGTTTCTGAGCTTCAGTTTGTCATTACCAGCACAGAAGCAGAGCTGCATTCTCTTTACAAAAATCTATGCTTTTTGCTCCCTAATCGCCCCATTTATACCTATATTCAAGAGGACGAAAACCCTTGGGCTATTTTGCGTTTTTTAAAAACACTAGAAACGGCAAGCCCCGAAACTATTTTTCTATTAAGTATCCACCACTTACGCATTGCCCCCTCGGCAAGTAGCTACAAAAGCAATCAAACCTCCATCACCCCCAACTACTCTTTTCCTATATCTGTAGAAAATTTTATGCTTCAAAAGGGCTATAAACCTAGTTTGATTGTTGAGGGGCCTGGGCAATTTAGTATTAAAGCTGGAGTTTTAGATTTTTTTTCCCCACAAAACTCTACCCCTACGCGGTGTGAGCTGTTTGGCGATACGGTAACTGCATTATTTAGCCTCGATGTGGATAGTCAAATTACTATGCAAAGCCTTTTGCAAGAGACGCTTTGGAACAAAAAATCGCCAATAGATAATGCCGAAACTTTATTAAATTACTTTCCTAAAAATAGTTGTATTTGGAATTTTTGTCCATTAAACGAAATAAATAACGAACTATCCAGTGGCCATAAAAACCAAAATATTATTTACTTAAATCAAAACAGCCTTCACTCCCAAAAACTGGTGGAAATTCCCTCTTCTGGAAAAAACTTAAAGACCTTTACGCAAAAAATAAAACAAAAAAATATATTAGAAAAAAAAGTTTATTTAAAAGAGCAAATAAAAAAATGGAATAATAAAAACATACAAATTGTTTTATCTTCTGAAAAACACAGCCAAAGTGTAGAAATAAAAAATTTATTTTTAGACATAAACATTCCTGTATCTGAGTTAGAATCCTTTAGCGACATAAGTGAAGAGGCCGTTTGCATTATACAAAAACCCATTAGTTGCAGTTTTATTTTAGAGCAAGAAAAGCTTGTTTTGCTAAAAGCACAAGATCTTTTAAGTGTGAAAAATATAAAAAGCCTTCGCCCTCAAGAGCAATTAAAGTTACAGCTTGGCTCCATCAGCATAGACTCTTTAAACCCAGGCGATTTAGTAACTCACATTCAACATGGAGTTGGAAGATATTTGGGATTAAAATTTATGACTATATCTAGTCAAGAAATGGAGTTTATACATTTAGAATATAAAGATAAAGAGCAGTTGTATATTCCTGTTTATAAAATAAATAGTATAAAAAAATATATTGGTAACACCTCCATTTTAGACAAGTTGGGCAATAACAAATGGCAGCACACCAAAACACAAGTTAAAAAGCGTCTTCAAGATATTTCTTTCGAACTCTTAGAGCTTTATGCCCAAAGAAAAAGCCTACAGCGACCAGCCTTTACCCCCTCTAAAGAATTGTATAAAAATGTTTCGGCAGGCTTTCCTTACAAAGAAACCAAAGATCAAGCCAAGGCTATTAATAGTGTGTTAAGTGATTTATTAAGCACCACCCCAATGGACCGATTAATTTGTGGAGATGTGGGTTTTGGAAAAACAGAAGTCGCGGTAAGGGCTTGTGCTCGAGCCATAGAAAATAACAAGCAAGTGGCTATTTTAGTTCCTACAACGGTATTAGCCTTTCAACATCACAAGCACTTTTTTGAGCGACTAAACCCTTTTTCTGTTCAAGTAGAAACTTTAAACCGCTTTGTGCCTTTAAAAAAACAAAAAGAAGTAATTGCACAATTAAAAACTGGGCAAGTGGATGTGCTTATTGGCACACACAAGCTATTAAACAATCAGCTAGAATATAAAAAATTGGGTTTATTAATTATTGATGAAGAACAAAAGTTTGGAGTAAAACACAAAGAGAAAATTAAACACCTTAAAAAAAATATAGACACCCTAACTTTATCTGCAACCCCTATACCAAGAACATTAAACTTTAGTCTTTTAGGTTTAAAAGATATTAACTTAATTCAAACTCCTCCACAAAATAGATTGTCTATTAGAACTTTTATTAATTCTTACAATAAAAATATTATCAAAGAGGCCATTCAACAAGAAATGCAAAGGGGTGGCCAAATCTTTTTTTTACACAATAAAGTAAAAAACATAGAGCTTGTTAGTTCAGAAATAAAAGAGCTTGTGCCTACGGCCAAAGTGGCCTTTGCTCACGGACAATTGCCCGAAAATCAATTAGAACAATCTATGCTAGATTTTGCTAATAAAAAAACAGACATACTAGTTTGCACCACCATTATTGAATCTGGTTTGGACATACCCAACGCCAACACTTTAATTATTAATAACGCTCACTTGTTTGGGCTCTCTCAGCTTTACCAAATTCGTGGCAGAGTGGGCCGTTCTAATCATCGCGCTTACTGTTATTTACTAATACCTCCACAACAAAATATAGACGAAAAAGCTTTAGAAAGATTGCACAGCATTCGAGATAATACAAAGCTAGGCAGTGGTATTTATATTGCGCAAAAAGATTTAGAACTTAGAGGGGCTGGTGATTTGTTAGGCGAAGAGCAATCAGGCACTTTAAATGCCATTGGCTATGAGCTTTACTTAGAATTATTAGAAGAAGCTATTAACCAAGCAAAAAGCAATCAAACTTTAAAAAAACAAAATAAAAGTATTAGCAATATTACCTCTGATATAGAACCAGATATTTATTTACCCTACCCTTGTTTAATTCCTCAAAACTATATTTCTGACATTAGAACAAGGTTGTATTATTATAAAAAAATTTCTAGCATCCAAAGTATTAATGATATGGATTTTTTAGAGGACGAATTAAGAAACAATTTTTGTAAACCTCCCGTGGAGGTTTACAACTTAATGGGGCTAATTTTAATTAAAAACTGTGCAAAAACTGCAGGTATTCTTTCTGTAAGTTTAAAAAACACTTCGTTAAATTTAAAAATTACTAACAACAGCCCTTGTGCCGAACAGTTAATTGCTTTAATACAAAAGCAGCCAGAAAAATATCAATTAAGTAAAAGCGATTTAGTAAAAATAGAGATAACAAATACTCAGTGGGAAGTGGTTTATCAAGCTTTACAAAAATTAATGTCTGTTGATTAG
- the atpD gene encoding F0F1 ATP synthase subunit beta, with product MEKVTMGKVKQITGPVLDVEFEEGALPEILTALQISNPNINNEEWNVTLEVAQHLGGGVIRAIAMDATEGLTRGQAVKNLGIPISTPVGEGVLGRMLNVTGDPIDGKGKVDAKEVWPIHRQAPPFSEQSTHAEMLMTGIKVVDLLAPYAKGGKVGLFGGAGVGKTVLIQELIRNIATEHGGYSVFAGVGERTREGNDLYREMTESGVIDKTALVFGQMNEPPGARARVALTGLTQAEYFRDVAGQDVLLFVDNIFRFTQAGAEVSALLGRIPSAVGYQPTLSTEMGDLQERITSTKKGSITSVQAVYVPADDYTDPAPATTFTHLDATTNLDREIAALGIYPAVNPLTSTSRLLSPDIVGEEHYKVARQIQALLQRYKDLQDIIAILGMDELSDEDKAVVGRARRVQRFLSQPFFVAEQFTGLKGAYVDVKDTIKGFKEILEGKHDDVPEQAFYLVGTVEEALEKAKTL from the coding sequence ATGGAAAAAGTGACAATGGGGAAAGTAAAACAAATTACAGGTCCTGTTTTGGATGTGGAATTTGAAGAAGGTGCGTTACCAGAAATTTTAACAGCCTTACAAATCTCTAACCCTAATATTAATAATGAAGAATGGAATGTAACTTTAGAGGTGGCTCAACATTTAGGCGGAGGTGTTATTCGAGCCATTGCCATGGATGCCACAGAGGGTTTAACTCGTGGGCAAGCAGTAAAAAATTTAGGTATACCTATTTCGACTCCTGTGGGAGAGGGTGTTTTAGGAAGAATGTTAAATGTTACAGGCGACCCCATTGATGGCAAAGGAAAAGTGGACGCTAAAGAAGTTTGGCCCATTCACAGACAAGCGCCGCCATTTTCAGAACAATCTACTCATGCCGAAATGTTAATGACAGGAATTAAAGTCGTTGATTTATTAGCTCCTTATGCAAAAGGGGGAAAAGTAGGTTTGTTTGGAGGGGCGGGTGTTGGAAAAACCGTTTTAATTCAAGAGTTAATTCGTAACATTGCCACAGAACATGGTGGTTACTCTGTGTTTGCGGGAGTTGGCGAAAGAACAAGAGAAGGTAATGATTTATATCGCGAAATGACAGAGTCGGGAGTAATTGATAAAACGGCCTTGGTATTTGGCCAAATGAATGAACCGCCAGGGGCGAGAGCACGAGTGGCTTTAACAGGACTAACTCAAGCAGAATATTTTCGTGATGTTGCAGGACAAGATGTATTATTGTTTGTAGATAATATTTTTCGATTTACTCAAGCTGGGGCAGAGGTGTCTGCTTTGTTAGGAAGAATTCCTTCGGCGGTGGGTTATCAACCAACATTAAGTACCGAAATGGGAGATTTACAAGAGCGAATTACCTCTACAAAAAAAGGATCTATTACTTCTGTGCAAGCCGTTTATGTACCTGCAGATGATTATACCGACCCCGCTCCGGCAACAACATTTACTCATTTAGATGCAACTACAAATTTGGATCGTGAAATTGCGGCCTTGGGTATTTATCCCGCAGTGAACCCGCTAACTTCTACTTCTAGATTATTATCCCCCGACATTGTGGGAGAAGAACATTATAAAGTGGCAAGACAAATTCAAGCTTTGTTACAAAGGTACAAAGACTTACAAGATATTATTGCTATTTTAGGAATGGACGAACTATCTGACGAAGACAAAGCGGTTGTGGGAAGAGCCCGTCGAGTGCAAAGATTTTTAAGCCAACCCTTCTTTGTGGCAGAGCAGTTTACTGGTTTAAAAGGAGCTTATGTAGATGTTAAAGATACTATTAAAGGCTTTAAAGAAATTTTAGAAGGTAAACATGACGATGTTCCCGAACAAGCTTTTTATTTAGTAGGTACTGTAGAAGAAGCTTTGGAAAAGGCAAAAACTTTATAA